A single Lactuca sativa cultivar Salinas chromosome 8, Lsat_Salinas_v11, whole genome shotgun sequence DNA region contains:
- the LOC111911184 gene encoding protein FAR1-RELATED SEQUENCE 6-like, translating to MAHRIREVLIGGYGYAGAKFLHDGDQLAAMFWSDKRENAFYVEFGEVISFDATFRTNKYKMVFVPFTAIDHHKKSVIVGTGLLSRERNDSYEWLLKSFLIAHEGKAPKIVLTDQDPTIKQAMESGYQIQDTNYVEIKLPESDVKCTCEHFNCFGTLCRHTFNILMKHGIKEIQELYIKSRWGKDVISRYYHFGRHVYNTGDNEINRSVNQAYYNFEACWEYVRKNKEKMDFFFVKKTESILKEYENDPANELQKNRTNVEEVGKHMDVSIPKNIDINVSNVQRNKGSGQNNKIKVQQK from the exons ATGGCTCACAGAATAAGAGAAGTTTTGATAGGAGGATATGGATATGCAGGGGCAAAG TTCCTACATGATGGAGATCAGTTGGCTGCTATGTTTTGGTCAGATAAAAGAGAAAATGCTTTTTATGTAGAGTTTGGAGAAGTTATATCTTTTGATGCAACTTTTAGAACAAACAA GTATAAAATGGTATTTGTTCCATTCACAGCAATTGACCACCACAAGAAATCAGTTATTGTTGGCACTGGGTTGCTGAGTAGAGAGAGAAATGATTCCTATGAATGGCTACTTAAATCTTTTCTTATAGCTCATGAAGGTAAAGCACCAAAAATTGTCCTAACTGATCAAGATCCAACAATAAAACAAGCTATGGAATCTGGTTACCAAATTCAAGACACAAATTAT GTAGAAATAAAACTTCCAGAAAGTGATGTAAAATGTACTTGTGAACACTTCAACTGCTTTGGAACTTTGTGCAGACACACATTCAACATACTCATGAAACATGGAATTAAGGAGATTCAAGAACTGTACATTAAGAGTCGTTGGGGAAAGGATGTGATATCAAGGTATTATCACTTTGGTAGGCATGTATATAATACAGGAGACAATGAAATTAACAGATCTGTCAATCAAGCATACTACAACTTTGAAGCATGTTGGGAATATGTAAGAAAAAATAAAgagaaaatggattttttttttgttaagaaaACAGAAAGCATTCTGAAGGAATACGAGAACGATCCTGCCAATGAATTGCAGAAAAATAGGACAAATGTTGAAGAGGTAGGAAAGCATATGGACGTTTCTATTCCAAAAAACATTGACATCAATGTTTCAAATGTTCAAAGGAATAAAGGAAGTGGACagaataataaaatcaaagtgcaACAGAAATAG